The Agrobacterium vitis region AAGGGCGCGCCCGAAGTGGCGATGCTAAAGCTTTCCGGCCTTTCGGTGCCGGTCACCGGCAATCGTCATCGCATCGAGTCGACCTCGGCTTTCCAGACCCTGCTTTACCCGACGACCGGCACGCTTGGTGAAAACAGCCTGGCAATCGAGATCGGGCTTGCCGACAGCGACCGTTTTCGCCAGATGGCGATGACCAATGAAGCGCCCGCGTCGATCAAGAAATTGTTTCCCGGTGTCCAGATGGTGACCGACACATCCGTTCACCAGAACGCTTATGGACAGTTCGGGGTGGCCACCGGCACGCTCGGCAAGAACGGCGGTGCCTGTGTCTATGCCTGGCAGGCGGTGAAAGACACGCGCGCCTTCAAGTCCGCAGTCAGCCTGGCCGATAAATCCGAACTGGAACTGCCGGTGCGCGTCACGCTTCGCTATTGCGATGCCAAGGCGAAGCCGGAGCAGTTGACAGATCTGATGCGGACCCTGTCGATCCGCTCAGTCACCAGCCGCAATCTCGATCTGTTGAGATAATCCAGCGCCGCCTGTGGGGCAGGCGGCGCGATAGGCTTGCTGATAAAGCCTTACCAGCTTTTCGAAATCTTCAGCGTCACGGTGCGGCCTTCGCCGTAGCCGCAGGTCAGTGTGCCCTGGCAACCCGAGACATATTGCTTGTCGAACAGGTTGGTGACGGTGAGCGCCGCGCCCCAGTCGTCTTTCTTGTAA contains the following coding sequences:
- the bcsN gene encoding cellulose biosynthesis protein BcsN, which produces MKTTDDQCPGKGIAPAAHPSLRRIGTLISMLGIALAASSCVAGIDPNSTGSISKNKPLAAKTQAVEKGAPEVAMLKLSGLSVPVTGNRHRIESTSAFQTLLYPTTGTLGENSLAIEIGLADSDRFRQMAMTNEAPASIKKLFPGVQMVTDTSVHQNAYGQFGVATGTLGKNGGACVYAWQAVKDTRAFKSAVSLADKSELELPVRVTLRYCDAKAKPEQLTDLMRTLSIRSVTSRNLDLLR